A genomic region of Dactylococcopsis salina PCC 8305 contains the following coding sequences:
- the cruF gene encoding gamma-carotene 1'-hydroxylase CruF — protein MKLQQSGSGFSPATGLLIGHIGAMIFGIAGLVLVLPNGEFIASLPPIGQTAFSYSMAGGGVVYMLLGASAVAVYAYQNLGGKRWLTFMVPALSLSLASELLGTSTGFPFGEYRYLSGLGYKIADLVPFTIPLSWFYVGFCTYLIARVGLESRPLPTWVRSVGAIGVGSLLLTFWDFVLDPAMSQTDVPFWVWEQPGAFFGMPYQNFAGWFITGVIFMTTAHLFWGNQRLGLVRRDLTFAFVVYFSNILFGVVLSLAAGIWIPVVIGTIFAVIPCAVLYWITPTVTASPMVKTETEEKDAVSMAQLQSNRAQ, from the coding sequence ATGAAATTACAACAATCTGGGAGCGGATTCTCCCCAGCAACGGGGCTGTTAATCGGTCACATTGGTGCGATGATCTTTGGGATTGCTGGCTTAGTGCTAGTGCTTCCCAACGGAGAATTTATTGCCAGTTTACCGCCGATCGGACAAACCGCGTTTAGTTACTCAATGGCTGGCGGTGGCGTTGTTTATATGTTACTAGGTGCGAGTGCGGTTGCGGTTTATGCTTACCAAAACTTAGGCGGCAAACGCTGGCTTACCTTCATGGTTCCCGCGTTGAGTCTCTCTCTCGCCAGTGAACTCTTAGGAACCAGTACAGGTTTTCCTTTTGGAGAATATCGTTATTTAAGTGGATTAGGTTATAAAATTGCTGATTTAGTACCGTTTACGATTCCTTTATCTTGGTTTTATGTCGGATTTTGTACTTATTTAATTGCGAGAGTGGGATTAGAAAGTCGTCCTCTTCCAACCTGGGTGCGAAGTGTCGGCGCGATCGGGGTTGGTTCTTTACTCCTCACTTTTTGGGATTTTGTTCTCGATCCAGCGATGAGTCAAACCGATGTTCCGTTCTGGGTTTGGGAACAACCAGGCGCCTTTTTTGGAATGCCTTATCAAAACTTTGCGGGTTGGTTTATTACTGGCGTTATCTTTATGACGACGGCTCATCTTTTCTGGGGAAATCAACGGTTAGGATTAGTCCGTCGTGATCTGACCTTTGCTTTTGTTGTCTATTTCTCTAACATCTTATTTGGAGTTGTCCTCAGTTTAGCCGCAGGAATCTGGATTCCTGTGGTGATCGGGACAATATTTGCTGTAATTCCCTGTGCGGTTCTCTATTGGATTACTCCCACAGTGACAGCTTCGCCAATGGTGAAAACAGAAACTGAGGAAAAAGATGCGGTTTCAATGGCACAATTACAGAGCAACCGCGCTCAGTAA
- the cruG gene encoding 2'-O-glycosyltransferase CruG: protein MSFFVVINLVITDPSTSNGLLATGCCLLLLLQLPATFILLSRLLKGAKRVPPLLPRMTTPEQFGTVSIIVPTLNEADRISPCLRGLTQQGYEVREILVVDSDSTDGTPDLVKAAQKHDPRFRLLSDAPLPSGWVGRPWALHTGLMASSENSEWVLGIDADTQPRSGLVSALIASAESEGYDLLSLSPQFQLKSSGEWWLQPALLMTLLYRFDVAGVKPNPPERVMANGQCFLARREVLTALGGYEAAKGSFCDDVTLARYAASMGAQVGFFDGAKVIKVRMYEGMKETWQEWGRSLDLKDASTPSLLLLELWLLLVLQGLPLPVFVGSIAAFLQGETSLMFLLAFGLNGGLLIIRFALLFAVAPSYDRAASPQSWFFWLSPFADLPAVARIFLSASKRPTQWRGRLYHNN, encoded by the coding sequence ATGAGCTTTTTTGTCGTCATTAATCTAGTCATCACTGATCCCTCAACCAGCAACGGGTTACTCGCCACTGGTTGCTGTTTACTCCTTCTGTTGCAACTTCCCGCCACATTTATTTTGTTATCTCGTTTACTGAAAGGGGCGAAACGAGTGCCTCCCCTTCTCCCACGCATGACAACCCCAGAACAATTTGGAACAGTGAGCATTATTGTTCCGACACTGAATGAAGCCGATCGCATTTCCCCCTGTTTAAGAGGCTTGACGCAACAAGGGTATGAGGTGCGAGAGATTTTAGTTGTGGATAGCGACTCTACTGATGGGACTCCCGATTTGGTGAAAGCCGCCCAAAAACATGATCCGCGATTTCGGTTGCTCAGTGATGCGCCTTTACCGTCAGGATGGGTGGGTCGTCCTTGGGCGTTACATACGGGGTTAATGGCGAGTTCGGAAAACAGTGAATGGGTTTTAGGGATTGATGCTGATACCCAACCGCGATCGGGTTTAGTTTCTGCGTTGATTGCCAGTGCTGAGTCGGAAGGCTATGACCTCTTGTCTTTGTCGCCTCAATTCCAGTTAAAATCATCGGGGGAATGGTGGCTACAACCTGCTTTATTGATGACGTTGTTATATCGTTTTGATGTGGCGGGAGTGAAACCGAATCCGCCAGAACGAGTGATGGCGAATGGACAGTGTTTTCTCGCTCGTCGTGAGGTTTTAACGGCTCTGGGAGGCTATGAAGCCGCGAAGGGATCATTTTGTGATGACGTGACATTGGCGCGGTATGCGGCGAGTATGGGGGCGCAGGTGGGCTTTTTCGATGGGGCAAAAGTGATTAAAGTGCGAATGTATGAGGGGATGAAGGAAACTTGGCAAGAGTGGGGACGTTCTCTTGATTTGAAGGATGCTTCCACACCGAGTTTATTATTGTTGGAATTGTGGTTATTGTTGGTATTACAGGGGCTTCCTCTTCCTGTCTTTGTCGGCTCGATCGCTGCGTTTTTGCAAGGGGAAACGAGCTTAATGTTTCTTCTCGCTTTCGGACTCAACGGGGGACTGTTGATCATACGTTTCGCGTTATTGTTTGCGGTCGCGCCTTCTTATGACCGCGCGGCTTCTCCTCAATCTTGGTTCTTTTGGCTTTCTCCGTTTGCTGATTTGCCAGCAGTAGCTCGGATTTTTCTGTCTGCGAGTAAACGTCCCACACAATGGCGAGGACGACTGTATCACAACAATTAG
- a CDS encoding GNAT family N-acetyltransferase, which produces MNLFLPEENNLTIRWLQDRDLDAIEALLKSSHELHHSGSVSAFSEDIANFRQWYNPLKLRSLFPNPAQHKFCIYVAEKEEQVVGAIKVSPTNSSRSTWQVEHILVDPSYPLAGKRIGSQLLRYCFETIWEARTWILEVNIHHKSILGLYRSNGFQPLAQSTYWLISPQQLQELAQHEPKLPNLLPVNNADAQLLYQLDTVSMPPLLRQVFDRHVTDFNRNFLEITIGRLQQWLGRKQTQEGYVFEPQRKAAIAHYQLNPNLGENQPRECKLTVHPAYTWLYRELVAKIARSLPKNTHLLLASADYQPEREEYLEEIGAERIEHTLLLSRSVWHKLREAPSSLERLQLSGVLQGLRPGGSPIPSRLPWLNSFAKETEENLEQEILRKEEEEAN; this is translated from the coding sequence ATGAATTTATTCCTCCCTGAAGAAAACAACTTAACCATTCGCTGGTTGCAAGATCGAGACTTAGATGCGATCGAAGCTCTACTGAAATCATCTCACGAACTCCATCATAGTGGTTCAGTGTCTGCTTTCAGTGAAGATATCGCCAATTTTCGACAATGGTATAATCCGCTCAAACTCCGCAGTTTATTCCCAAACCCAGCACAACACAAATTTTGCATTTATGTCGCAGAAAAAGAGGAACAAGTGGTAGGAGCGATTAAAGTCTCTCCCACGAATAGCAGTCGCAGCACTTGGCAAGTTGAACATATTTTAGTTGATCCCAGTTATCCTCTAGCAGGAAAACGAATTGGCTCGCAGCTTTTAAGATATTGCTTTGAGACGATTTGGGAAGCGAGGACTTGGATTTTAGAAGTTAACATTCATCATAAGAGTATATTAGGACTGTATCGGAGCAATGGGTTTCAACCTTTAGCACAGTCAACTTATTGGTTGATTTCTCCTCAGCAATTGCAGGAATTGGCGCAACACGAGCCAAAACTGCCAAATTTGCTTCCTGTTAATAATGCCGATGCTCAATTGCTTTATCAATTGGATACGGTATCAATGCCGCCGTTACTGCGTCAAGTGTTCGATCGCCATGTGACGGATTTTAATCGTAATTTCCTAGAAATCACGATCGGGCGCTTACAACAGTGGTTAGGAAGGAAGCAAACTCAAGAGGGATATGTGTTTGAACCGCAACGAAAAGCAGCGATCGCCCATTATCAGTTAAATCCCAATTTAGGGGAAAATCAACCGCGAGAATGCAAATTAACCGTTCATCCTGCTTATACTTGGCTTTACCGCGAATTAGTTGCCAAAATCGCTCGATCGCTGCCTAAAAATACTCATCTCCTTCTAGCTTCTGCGGATTATCAACCCGAACGGGAGGAATATTTAGAAGAAATCGGCGCCGAACGCATTGAACACACGCTTCTTTTATCTCGTTCCGTGTGGCACAAATTACGGGAAGCCCCTTCTTCCCTAGAAAGATTACAATTGTCAGGGGTCTTACAGGGATTGCGTCCAGGTGGGAGTCCGATTCCCAGTCGTTTACCCTGGTTAAACTCTTTTGCGAAAGAGACAGAGGAGAATCTAGAGCAAGAAATATTGAGAAAAGAAGAGGAAGAAGCAAATTGA